One genomic segment of Ricinus communis isolate WT05 ecotype wild-type chromosome 5, ASM1957865v1, whole genome shotgun sequence includes these proteins:
- the LOC8285068 gene encoding probable LRR receptor-like serine/threonine-protein kinase At3g47570 → MPYSLFSSQATVSLISFFGILCLSTSGEAHGNETDKLALLSFKAQITDDPLELLQSWNATSHFCDWRGVTCGNRHQRVVKLELYSLKLSGSLPHHIGNLSFLRVLDLHNNSLSGEIPSEIGYLRRLQVLNLRNNSIVGKIPANISSCSSLLHFNVGGNRLMGDIPSALGKLSKLVFFGVDRNTLTGSIPSSFGNLSSLQVLAIHVNKMNGNIPDELGRLTNVLDFIVHTNNFSGAIPPPIFNLSSLVRMDLSVNNFRGNLPSNMGISLPNLQFFSVLMNYEFTGPIPISISNASNLLYFNLAGNKFTGEVPTLENLHELEALSLTSNHLGSAGTNDLSFLCTLTNGTNFRRLAINLNNFGGDLPGCIGNFSTRLRLLSMSDNMISGSMPAEIGNLVSLDVFDMGNNQFSGSLPPSITKLQQLKVLYLQANKFSGEIPHYLGNLTLLTELMLNDNSFRGMIPLSLGRCQNLLLLDLANNNLNGSIPPELFDLSSLSAYLRLSHNHLVGALSEKVQNLNNLGVLYVDHNFLSGEIPSSLGSCIRLERLNMRDNSFKGSIPSSLSALRGLQVVDLSHNNLSGQIPEFLGSFPFLQSLNLSFNDFEGLVPTEGVFKNASSTSVMGNNKLCGGVSDFHLLACNIRSSTNRRLKLKAIIASVAVLLGALLMLSFLLILRSRKKSQAPALSSEIPLLRVSYQNLHDATKGFSSSNLINVGGFGSVYQGVLGESGQLVAVKVLNVQHQTAAKSFMVECEVLKSIRHRNLVKVLTACSSIDYQGNDFKALVYEFMVNGSLEEWLHPVVVDGSDEPPKKLDLLQRLNIAIDIASALEYLQNHCETTIVHCDLKPSNVLLDAELTGHVSDFGIAKFLLKDNNNRSTNLSSSVQLRGTIGYAPPEYGMGGQVSIFGDIYSYGILLLEMFTGKRPTNDMFKEGLNLHKFAKSALPDGVAEILDPVLLQESGEIDSRSIRTKKIMDCLISIVDIGVSCSAELPGDRVCTSDVALKLSSIRSKLL, encoded by the exons ATGCCTTACTCATTGTTTTCAAGCCAAGCTACTGTTTCcctcatttctttctttggcaTCCTTTGTTTGTCTACCTCAGGAGAGGCACATGGAAACGAGACTGATAAACTAGCCCTTCTCAGTTTCAAAGCTCAAATAACTGATGATCCACTTGAGCTTTTGCAGTCATGGAATGCTACGTCTCATTTCTGTGACTGGCGTGGTGTTACATGTGGTAATCGCCATCAGCGAGTTGTCAAGTTAGAGCTATATTCCTTGAAGCTTTCGGGTTCTCTACCACATCATATAGGAAATTTGAGCTTTTTAAGAGTATTAGATCTTCATAATAATAGCCTGAGCGGAGAAATCCCTTCAGAAATTGGATATCTGCGTAGACTACAAGTACTAAATCTGCGCAATAACTCTATTGTTGGCAAAATACCTGCCAATATCTCTAGTTGCTctagtcttcttcatttcaATGTGGGGGGGAACAGACTGATGGGAGATATCCCAAGTGCACTTGGAAAATTGTCGAAGCTTGTATTCTTTGGTGTTGATCGCAACACACTGACAGGAAGTATCCCTTCTTCTTTTGGGAACTTGTCATCTCTTCAGGTGTTGGCTATACatgtaaataaaatgaatggGAACATTCCTGATGAGCTTGGCAGGTTGACAAATGTCTTAGATTTTATCGTGCATACCAATAATTTTTCTGGAGCTATTCCACCTCCaatatttaatctttcttCTCTTGTGCGTATGGACCTGAGCGTAAACAACTTTCGAGGGAATCTTCCATCCAACATGGGCATCAGTCTTCCTAACCTTCAATTTTTCTCCGTACTAATGAACTACGAATTTACAGGGCCTATTCCAATTTCAATATCCAATGCTTCCAATTTGCTATATTTTAACCTTGCTGGAAACAAATTTACAGGAGAAGTACCCACCTTGGAAAACTTGCACGAACTTGAGGCTTTGTCCCTCACCTCAAATCATCTTGGAAGTGCAGGTACCAATGACTTAAGCTTTCTCTGTACATTGACAAATGGCACCAATTTCCGCCGCTTGgcaataaatttgaacaacTTTGGCGGTGATTTACCTGGATGCATCGGCAACTTCTCAACTAGACTTCGACTATTGTCAATGTCTGATAACATGATATCTGGAAGCATGCCAGCTGAGATTGGTAATCTTGTTAGTCTAGACGTTTTTGACATGGGGAATAATCAATTCTCAGGTAGCCTCCCTCCCAGTATTACAAAGCTCCAGCAACTAAAGGTATTATATTTACAGGCAAATAAATTTTCAGGGGAGATACCTCATTATTTAGGTAATTTAACATTGCTGACGGAATTGATGTTAAATGACAACAGTTTTCGTGGTATGATCCCCTTAAGCTTGGGTAGATGCCAAAATTTGTTATTGCTTGATCTCGccaataataatttgaatgGCAGTATACCTCCAGAACTTTTCGATCTATCTTCCTTGTCAGCTTATCTTCGCTTGTCACACAATCATTTGGTTGGTGCTCTTTCTGAAAAGGTTCAGAATTTGAACAACCTTGGTGTGTTATATGTTGATCATAATTTTCTATCTGGGGAAATCCCAAGCAGTCTCGGAAGTTGTATCAGATTGGAAAGATTAAACATGCGAGACAATTCCTTCAAAGGATCCATTCCTTCATCTCTGAGTGCACTGAGGGGTCTTCAAGTTGTTGATCTTTCTCACAATAATTTATCTGGCCAAATTCCTGAATTCTTGGGTAGTTTTCCTTTTCTgcaaagtttaaatttatctttcaatGACTTTGAAGGCTTAGTGCCAACAGAAGGAGTTTTCAAGAATGCAAGTTCTACCTCAGTTATGGGAAACAACAAGCTCTGTGGAGGCGTAAGTGATTTCCATTTGCTTGCCTGCAACATCAGAAGTTCTACGAATAGAAGATTAAAGCTTAAAGCAATAATTGCTTCTGTTGCAGTTCTTTTGGGAGCACTTTTGATGTTATCTTTCCTATTGATTCTTagatcaagaaagaaaagtcaGGCACCTGCATTATCTTCAGAAATTCCACTTCTGAGAGTGTCTTACCAAAATCTTCATGATGCCACAAAAGGCTTCTCCTCTTCGAACTTAATCAATGTTGGTGGCTTTGGATCAGTATATCAAGGAGTTCTTGGTGAAAGTGGACAACTCGTTGCTGTTAAGGTGCTTAACGTGCAGCATCAAACAGCAGCTAAGAGCTTCATGGTTGAATGTGAAGTCTTGAAAAGCATAAGACACCGAAATCTTGTGAAGGTGCTAACAGCATGTTCAAGTATTGATTATCAAGGGAATGATTTCAAGGCGCTGGTTTATGAATTCATGGTTAATGGGAGCCTAGAAGAGTGGTTGCATCCTGTTGTAGTAGATGGAAGTGATGAGCCACCAAAGAAGTTAGATCTTCTTCAAAGACTAAACATTGCCATTGATATTGCTTCTGCACTGGAGTATCTCCAAAATCATTGTGAAACTACAATAGTTCACTGTGACCTGAAGCCGAGCAACGTTCTTCTTGATGCTGAACTGACTGGGCATGTCAGTGACTTTGGGATAGCAAAATTCCTTCTAAAGGACAACAATAATCGTTCTACCAATCTTTCAAGCTCCGTTCAATTAAGAGGAACTATTGGTTATGCTCCTCCAG AATATGGAATGGGAGGTCAGGTGTCAATATTTGGTGACATATATAGCTATGGAATTCTCTTATTGGAGATGTTCACAGGGAAGAGGCCTACTAATGACATGTTTAAAGAGGGTTTAAATCTTCACAAATTTGCCAAATCGGCTTTGCCAGATGGAGTGGCTGAGATTTTAGATCCAGTATTGCTTCAGGAAAGCGGTGAAATAGATTCCAGAAGCATAAGAACAAAGAAGATTATGGATTGTTTGATTTCAATCGTTGATATTGGAGTTAGTTGTTCTGCTGAATTGCCAGGAGATCGGGTGTGCACAAGTGATGTTGCCTTGAAGCTCTCTTCTATCAGAAGCAAGCTTCTGTAA
- the LOC8285069 gene encoding LOW QUALITY PROTEIN: receptor homology region, transmembrane domain- and RING domain-containing protein 1 (The sequence of the model RefSeq protein was modified relative to this genomic sequence to represent the inferred CDS: deleted 1 base in 1 codon), with protein MAEEIGYSVKGISERQIQSSDQHLEPAAIRVTFRHYNVCGLYVPSHGPRLILPETCRLVNHVSIWVPAGESPIIRKVAKTLQCQTMTAMGIPETVHSEIVEKIASEASFKHATGYSAWIVVEMRIPSWFKHDYDVYLMLLDIEEALRTNEDEFRGRQTNPATKSSVDALERFVFLENLTPPTSCTVCMEEIEVGPEIIRLPCSHFYHQDCILTWLQVSHFCPLCRHELPTDQ; from the exons ATGGCTGAAGAAATAGGATATAGTGTGAAAGGTATATCGGAGAGGCAGATACAGTCCAGTGATCAACACTTGGAACCAGCAGCTATTAGAGTGACTTTTCGACACTACAATGTCTGCGGGCTCTATGTGCCGAGTCATGGTCCACGGTTGATCCTACCGGAAACTTGCCGTTTGGTGAATCATGTATCTATTTGGGTGCCTGCTGGGGAATCACCAATCATCCGTAAAGTAGCTAAGACACTGCAATGTCAAACCATGACCGCGATGGGAATCCCAGAAACAGTCCATTCTGAGATTGTGGAAAAAATTGCATCTGAGGCTAGTTTTAAGCATGCCACTGGTTACTCTGCTTGGATTGTTGTTGAAATGAGAATTCCAAGTTGGTTTAAGCATGATTATGACGTCTATCTTATGTTGTTGGACATCGAAGAAGCTCTACGAACCAATGAGGATGAATTTAGAGGAAGGCAAACAAATCCTGCTACCAAATCATCTGTTGATGCATTGGAAAGATTCGtgtttcttgaaaatcttACACCACCCACCTCATGCACGGTGTGTATGGAAGAGATTGAGGTTGGGCCGGAGATAATTCGGCTACCATGCTCCCAT TTTTATCATCAGGATTGCATCCTCACGTGGCTGCAGGTCAGCCACTTCTGTCCACTTTGCCGCCATGAGTTGCCAACTGATCAGTAG
- the LOC8285071 gene encoding UDP-glycosyltransferase 83A1 yields MGRRSHVIVIPYPAQGNVNPLMHLSQRIASLGFKVTFIHTDFNHKRVVSAMAEINGDPLGSTVNLVSIPDGMGPEGDRNDLGKLCEAILSTMPKKLEELIQNINKTNEGDDDAINCIIADGHVGWAREVAEKMGIKLAVVWPASAASFSLGANIPKLIDDGCINADGFSAKKQMIQLSPGIPTFDTGNFPWNLIGDSNAQRAIFKYIKRVVEESQLAEWQLCNSTYELEPDAFSLTEKLLPIGPLLSNYNTGTSGAQFWQEDSSCLEWLDQQPSRSVIYVAFGSFTVFDQTQFEELALGLQLTNKPFLWVARPGMTTQESIKECPGQLQSRNGRIVSWVPQQKVLSHPAITCFVSHCGWNSTMEGVSNGVPFLCWPYFGDQCLNKDYICGIWKVGLGFERDENGIIRKEEVKGKVERLLGDKSIRERSLKLKETIRDTIGEGGQSSTNFINFINWLGA; encoded by the exons ATGGGCAGGAGGTCACATGTTATAGTAATACCATATCCAGCTCAAGGGAATGTTAACCCCTTGATGCATTTGTCTCAAAGAATAGCCAGTCTTGGATTCAAAGTAACATTTATCCATACAGATTTCAATCACAAGAGGGTAGTTAGTGCAATGGCTGAAATCAATGGCGACCCTTTAGGTTCTACCGTTAATTTGGTCTCAATCCCAGATGGGATGGGTCCTGAAGGTGATAGAAATGATCTTGGCAAGTTATGTGAGGCAATCTTGAGCACCATGCCCAAAAAGCTTGAGGAGCTCATACAAAATATCAACAAGACCAATGAAGGTGATGATGATGCCATCAATTGTATTATTGCTGATGGACATGTGGGGTGGGCAAGGGAAGTTGCAGAGAAAATGGGGATTAAATTAGCAGTGGTTTGGCCTGCATCAGCTGCCTCGTTTTCCTTGGGAGCAAACATTCCTAAGCTTATTGACGATGGATGTATTAATGCTGATG GATTCTCAGCCAAGAAACAGATGATTCAACTGTCTCCGGGCATCCCCACCTTTGACACAGGAAACTTCCCGTGGAATTTAATTGGCGACTCAAATGCACAGAGAGCTATTTTCAAATACATCAAAAGAGTCGTTGAAGAATCACAATTGGCAGAATGGCAATTGTGCAATTCAACTTATGAGCTTGAGCCTGACGCATTTTCCTTGACAGAAAAGCTCCTGCCAATTGGCCCCTTGTTGTCAAATTACAATACTGGAACTTCAGGAGCTCAGTTCTGGCAAGAGGACTCTTCTTGCTTGGAATGGCTCGATCAACAACCATCCCGATCAGTGATATATGTAGCTTTTGGCAGCTTCACAGTTTTTGATCAAACCCAATTTGAAGAACTAGCTCTTGGACTTCAACTCACTAACAAGCCCTTTCTTTGGGTGGCTCGTCCAGGAATGACCACCCAAGAATCGATCAAAGAGTGCCCGGGTCAATTGCAGAGCAGGAATGGGAGAATTGTGAGTTGGGTACCACAGCAGAAGGTCCTAAGCCATCCTGCAATTACTTGTTTTGTTAGCCATTGTGGATGGAACTCTACCATGGAAGGAGTGAGTAATGGGGTGCCCTTCTTGTGCTGGCCTTACTTTGGTGATCAGTGTCTTAACAAAGACTACATCTGTGGTATCTGGAAAGTTGGTTTGGGATTTGAGAGGGATGAAAATGGAATCATAAGGAAGGAGGAAGTTAAGGGAAAGGTGGAGCGATTGCTTGGTGATAAAAGTATAAGAGAAAGGTCCTTAAAGCTGAAGGAAACAATTAGAGACACCATTGGAGAAGGTGGCCAGTCCTCAacaaattttatcaatttcatcaattggTTGGGAGCATAA
- the LOC8285070 gene encoding UDP-glycosyltransferase 83A1, producing MGNPHILVIPYPAQGHIIPLMVLSQCLARNGFRITFVNSESNHQLIRNASASNDYLDNQIHLVSIPDGLQSSEDRNKPGKSSEAILRVMPGKVEELIEEINSSDSDKISCVLADQSIGWALEIAEKKGIRRAAFCPAAAAQLVLGFSIPKLIEEGIMDEHGTPTKEQIIRLSPAMPAMNTAKFVWACLGNKEAQKNIFGLMVKNNKAMKLTDWLLCNSTYELEPEAFNLAPQILPIGPISASNRQEDSVGNFWSEDSTCLQWLDQQPQHSVIYVAFGSLTIFHPTQFQELAIGLELSNRPFLWVVRPDTSKEKNDGFLEEFQDRVGNRGKMVSWAPQQKVLAHPSVACFVSHCGWNSTTEGVSNGIPFLCWPYFADQFLNQSYICDIWKTGLGLNRDQNGMITRGEVVNKLEKLLRTGEFKTRALDLKEIVINSVKESSGSSYQNFKNFVKWMKE from the exons ATGGGCAACCCGCATATCTTAGTCATACCATATCCGGCGCAAGGCCATATCATTCCTCTTATGGTGCTCTCTCAATGCTTGGCCAGAAATGGATTCAGAATCACATTTGTGAACTCAGAGTCTAATCATCAGCTTATCAGGAATGCATCCGCATCAAATGATTATTTAGATAATCAAATACATCTTGTTTCAATTCCTGATGGACTTCAATCTTCAGAGGATAGAAACAAGCCAGGGAAGTCATCTGAAGCAATCTTACGGGTCATGCCAGGAAAAGTAGAAGAGCTTATTGAAGAAATCAATTCATCCGACAGTGATAAGATCAGTTGTGTTCTTGCTGATCAGAGTATTGGGTGGGCTTTGGAAATTGCAGAAAAGAAGGGGATTCGGCGAGCCGCCTTCTGTCCTGCAGCAGCTGCACAGTTGGTTTTGGGATTTAGCATCCCCAAGCTGATTGAAGAGGGAATCATGGATGAGCATG GAACCCCAACAAAAGAGCAGATAATAAGGCTTTCACCAGCAATGCCTGCCATGAACACTGCCAAATTTGTGTGGGCCTGTCTTGGCAACAAGGAAGcacaaaagaatatatttggATTAATGGTCAAGAACAACAAAGCAATGAAGCTAACAGACTGGCTCCTCTGCAACTCAACTTATGAACTTGAGCCTGAAGCGTTTAACTTGGCTCCACAAATACTTCCAATCGGCCCAATTTCAGCAAGCAACAGACAAGAGGATTCAGTAGGAAACTTCTGGTCAGAAGACTCAACTTGTCTGCAATGGCTTGATCAGCAACCGCAACATTCTGTCATCTATGTTGCATTCGGGAGTTTAACAATTTTTCATCCAACCCAGTTCCAAGAATTGGCTATAGGATTGGAACTCTCTAACAGGCCATTCCTTTGGGTTGTAAGACCAGATACAAGTAAGGAGAAAAATGATGGCTTCCTCGAAGAATTTCAAGATAGAGTAGGCAATCGCGGTAAGATGGTGAGCTGGGCACCTCAACAGAAAGTTCTTGCTCATCCATCAGTTGCTTGTTTTGTGAGCCATTGTGGTTGGAACTCGACCACTGAAGGTGTAAGCAATGGAATCCCTTTCTTGTGCTGGCCTTACTTTGCTGACCAGTTCCTTAACCAGAGCTACATCTGTGATATTTGGAAGACTGGATTAGGACTTAACAGAGATCAGAATGGAATGATCACGCGAGGAGAAGTCGTGAATAAATTGGAGAAGCTATTGAGAACTGGGGAATTTAAAACAAGAGCTTTGGATCTCAAAGAAATTGTGATAAACAGTGTCAAAGAAAGTAGTGGTAGCTCTTACCAAaacttcaagaactttgttAAATGGATGAAAGAATAG